GGTGACATGTGTGGGGTTAATCACACGTGTCAATCCCATGGCACAGCGGGTGTTAGCAGGTTGGGGGGGTGCCATGCAACCGCCACGCTTCCCATTCCCACATGGAATGTGGGAATTGGGGGAGAAGTGTATTTTAGTCTCTTACTTTGTATCGAGTTCTATCAGATTTGTATCTATGGGCACTTCATTCTCTGGAACTGAACAAAGGGATGACACAGGGTTAGTCACAGGGTGGTGACTGCCATCCCACCGAGGTGGGTGACACCTTCCCCAGGATCATCTCTGCCCTCCTAGCAGGGTGGGTGAGACCCCCCTGCAGTCATCACTGCCATCCCATTGGGGTGGCTGAGATTCCCCTGGGGTTGTCAGCACTGTTCCAGTGTGTGGATGCAACCCCCCAGAGTTTGGCTGCATTGGGGTGATGGGGGCACCCCCATGGTTTTAACACTGAGGCCCTGTGAACAGGGTCAACGGAAACCAAGAatctccctccccacagcctcACTGGCCCCTTTTgcccccacccacccccaggGATGCTGGCCCTGTTACCCAGGCCTGGACACTCACTGTCCCGGTGTACTGGTTCCTCCCTGGGTTTGGGATGCATCAGCGTGAAGGGCAGCTCCACTGCAACGTCGCTGCAAGAGACACCAGGGTAAAGCATGGGCCTGCCTGCACTTTACATGCAGAGCAAGGCAAATTTGCAGGGGAGGAGTAGAGCAGCACCCCTCATTACAGCTGCTGTAGGAGACCATAAAGCTGGGCAAACCCCTGTGTTATCCtccatggagctgctcagcagctctcaTGGCTCTTGGCTGAGCTTGGACCCCAGGGTGGGGGATCAGCACAGGCCCCCTGGAAAGTAGAGGGGCAtcaggagggagagcagcacGGCAAAAATCTTGTCTTTAGAAGCTATGGAAGGGATCCAAATCCCTTGTCCTtaggctgcagccagcagtgccatgGGAATGGCAGGAGGTGCACCAAGTTTCCCAGTGCTCGGTGGGCATGGTGACATCAGGACACGAcagcctgagcacagccccGAGCTGCCCCGGGGCAGGTAGGACAGAACTCAGACAAAGAAGTGCCCCAAGGGAGGACGAGTGGTCCTGTGGTCCCCATAGGACCCTGTGGGAGGGGAGTGATGTGAGGATGAAGACCTGGAAAGCCCCAGAGACTCATGTAACCACATCCAGAGATGCTCAGCCCTAtgaagccacctctgtgccctgctcactctccccagcagcacccacaggccTCTCACTCCAGTACAAGGAGGAGGATGCAGGATTCAAACCCTGCCAACATTCCCAGCCTCACTAGCCCAGCCCCACCTCTGCCAGGCTTTTCGCTTTGGGTGAGACAGCATCCCCAACACAGTGGAATCCCAAGGACAGGCATGGGGTCAGAGTGGTAGCACCCTGAAGGGCTGAGGGGTGCAATGCGGGGCTGCAGTGAGGattggggggtgctggggggagtGGAGTGTTACCTGGAGGCGAGGTCTCCCAGCAGGCTGGCATGAGTCAAAGGATACAACACATTAGTCACTGTCCCCTCCCAAGGACACACAGCCCCCACACACATTTTGTCCCGCCTGTGCTGCTTAGTCCCAGGGGAGCTTTAAGGGTGATGGGGCCCCACCTGCAGCACAGACCAGTCCCAAGGTTAGAGAGAAGGTGCAGCACGGTGTGGGGGGTGCCCAACACTCACCCTCCTCGTGACACCACCAGCTTCACCTTCACCTTGTAGGAGACAATGATGCCCAGGATCTCCTTGTTGGCTCCATCTCTTAACCTGGAGGAAGGGGCAGGTGGGCATCAGTGAGGGACTGGCCATGGGGACCAGCCCCCTGTCCTCCTGAAGGTCCCCCCCCGGGGTCTCCTCCACCCCAAGCATCAcccctggagcaggggctggatgCCCACCAGGGCCAGGTCCTGCCCCCCCACTGCAGGGGGGACAGGAGCCCTGGGGGGTGGAGGGGCTCACAGCGTGCTGGAGGCCAGGTTGGTGTCCTCGTGCTTGAGCTTCCCATCCAGCGCCAGCCCCCGCTTCTCCCGGTTGTTGGCAAGGAAGGGGGTCAGGGTGTAGACTTTGCAGAATGTCGAGCTCGGGGCCACCATGTCACTAGAGATGACAGCCACCATCAGCCAGAGCCCCAGCtacccacagctcccacagccccacaggtCACCCCAGACATCTCGATCTTAGCCTGGTGAACTTCTCCACAtattcccatccctgccccaacCTGATGAACATCTCCTTCCCAGGGGACGCAGAGCGTGGCATCCCCAAGACGCCACCAGAAAAAAGGTCTCCATCTCCCTGTTCCTCCCACCATTCCCTGCTTGCCAAGTGCAATATCCCACTGGGGCTGCACTGGGGCAGGAGACCTCCAAGGTTCCTCCAAGACCACCCCCCGAGGTCTCCAGGGCTCCTCATGATGTCCCCAAGGAGTACTCACTCAGCATCCTCCACAGCCACAGGGCACTTGTACTGGGCAGTGTTGAAGAGGCAGATGTCGGCATACTGGCGCACTGGGGTGAGACACAGAGAGATAGGGATCAGGGTGGGCCCCCaaagggatggggacagggacaccaaTGGAGTGGGGGACATGGCCCTGCTCCTCACCTGAGATCTTGATCTTCTTCACGGTCTTGTTGGTGTTGTTGGTGACATGCACGTTGACACTGATGGGCTCCCCATGGTAGTAGATctgcaggggagcagggcaggggggatgGTGAGATCCCCAGGGTCACCCCACCAGTGTGCCCCCCCCCCAGTCCTTGCCCACCTCCTTGTCCAGGGATGCCTCAAGGTGCAGTGGCTTATCTGACATGAGGAACTGCCGGGTGGtctctgccatgggctgggggcCGGGTCTCTCTGGTGCGTACTGGACCTTACGGATCACCAGGCGCACTGAGTTCCTGGGGGAAGACAGTGAGAGAACTCAGGCTGCCCACAGGCTACCCTCTTTCTTGGCCCATTCTGAGTCAAATCCTTCTTCTGGTCTGCTGGGTCAGAAGGATGCCATGGAAGGTCTCGTCTGGATGCCCACCAGGGCTACAAGTGGGAAGCCCAATGGCTGGGCCAGGTTGCCCACAGCAAGTGTTGGGCTCCTTGCACAGTGGTGTTTatctccatcccagccccaagATGTTCTCTGACCCATCCCTACCCTGAAGAACacttccatcccagccccatcctggAGAGCACCCCCATTCCAGCCCCATCTTGGAAGACAACTCTATCTCATCCTGGAAAACATTCTCATCCAAGCTGGGTAGCAAACTGGGGtgcccctttcctgctgccagccccaggagcatGCCGGTTCCATCCAGGCTGGATGGATCCTCTCTGCTTACCTCTTGTGGATCTTCTCCTCCAGGTTCTCGGCACAGAAAGCTTTGACCTCGTAGTCCACCCCACAGGCCTGAAAAccaggaagggaggagaaggaggcagggaaaCCTCTTTGCATTCCCCAAAGAGGTgaccccagcagtgcccactcATCACAGCCTGGTGGCACGGGAACATGGAGGGATCTTACCTTCCCTGTGTCCTCTGGGCCTGGCTGCAGTGTGACGGAGCAAGGCAAGTTGGGGGGGATctggaggggaaaggggggtGAGGAGCTTTTTGAGAGGCTACCAGCACTTCCCTTTCCTGTCCACAATGAAAACAAGTAAATCCAGGAAGGATTTCCTCATTTTACTATTGCatttcccaaatcccaaagtgttacaaaaatacattattttagaGGGCTTTAATTAATCAGGGGAATTTTGAGAAATCAGGGCCATTTTTGAGGCCATAGGATTGAGCCCTGTAAAATGTCATAGAGCTCCAGAGTGGGTGGTCACTACTGCCAAAGCTGCGCCGGGGAAATTGAAGGAGCAGGTGCATGAAGCAGGGGGTCTACCccccagccattccctgccAGAGCTGTCCAGTGCTGGCATGGATCCCCAGTGCCAGCATGAACCCCCCAGTGCTGACATGGACTGGCAGCTTCCCTACTGATGGCTGCTCTCTGCTCACCAGTTTGAAGATCCACCACCAAAAGTTGTGTCTTGATCACAGATAGCAGCATCTCACCCCCAACCACAACCCCACAGGGCTAGATGGGACCCTGATGTCCCCATCGCAGGGCTCACTGTCCCTTCAAGCACGCCAGAGCACCCGCTGTCACCCTACCTCAAAGGTGAAGGGGTAGGCGTGCTCGCCCAGCTTCTTGATAAGCCGCTCCTGCAGCCGCGTCAGGGGCTTTTTGTCCTCGGGGACCGGGGGGAAGGCCTGGGAGTTGGCCACAAACAGGTCCTTGCGGAAGGTCAGCCCCAGAACATCCAAGTCCTCACGGCCATAGCGGAAGGCGCAGGTCAATGTCACAAAGACTGGAGAGGGTAACAAGGGGAAGTTGGTAGCAGGCTGTGGGTCATGGAAGGGACCATGGGGACACGAAGGCAAGGTGGCATTCTGGCTCATGCCAGtcccaccagcactgggaagtAGTGGTGGCTTGAGGACATGCCATGTTGAGAATATGGGGATTCAGCAGCCAGCTGTGCCTTGGGATGCCCATCACAGCACCCCCATTCTCCACAGGACAGGGAACCTGCCGTGGGGACAGGGGG
This Corvus moneduloides isolate bCorMon1 chromosome 2, bCorMon1.pri, whole genome shotgun sequence DNA region includes the following protein-coding sequences:
- the ARRB1 gene encoding beta-arrestin-1 isoform X4; translated protein: MGDKGTRVFKKASPNGKLTVYLGKRDFVDHIDVVDPVDGVVLVDPEYLKERKVFVTLTCAFRYGREDLDVLGLTFRKDLFVANSQAFPPVPEDKKPLTRLQERLIKKLGEHAYPFTFEIPPNLPCSVTLQPGPEDTGKACGVDYEVKAFCAENLEEKIHKRNSVRLVIRKVQYAPERPGPQPMAETTRQFLMSDKPLHLEASLDKEIYYHGEPISVNVHVTNNTNKTVKKIKISVRQYADICLFNTAQYKCPVAVEDADDMVAPSSTFCKVYTLTPFLANNREKRGLALDGKLKHEDTNLASSTLLRDGANKEILGIIVSYKVKVKLVVSRGGLLGDLASSDVAVELPFTLMHPKPREEPVHRDIPENEVPIDTNLIELDTKRNCMMMTLCLKTSPASDSKA
- the ARRB1 gene encoding beta-arrestin-1 isoform X2; translation: MGDKGTRVFKKASPNGKLTVYLGKRDFVDHIDVVDPVDGVVLVDPEYLKERKVFVTLTCAFRYGREDLDVLGLTFRKDLFVANSQAFPPVPEDKKPLTRLQERLIKKLGEHAYPFTFEIPPNLPCSVTLQPGPEDTGKACGVDYEVKAFCAENLEEKIHKRNSVRLVIRKVQYAPERPGPQPMAETTRQFLMSDKPLHLEASLDKEIYYHGEPISVNVHVTNNTNKTVKKIKISVRQYADICLFNTAQYKCPVAVEDADDMVAPSSTFCKVYTLTPFLANNREKRGLALDGKLKHEDTNLASSTLLRDGANKEILGIIVSYKVKVKLVVSRGGDVAVELPFTLMHPKPREEPVHRDIPENEVPIDTNLIELDTNDDDIVFEDFARQRLKGMKDDKEDEEERTNSPQLNDSGSLRITRWPQDL
- the ARRB1 gene encoding beta-arrestin-1 isoform X1, with protein sequence MGDKGTRVFKKASPNGKLTVYLGKRDFVDHIDVVDPVDGVVLVDPEYLKERKVFVTLTCAFRYGREDLDVLGLTFRKDLFVANSQAFPPVPEDKKPLTRLQERLIKKLGEHAYPFTFEIPPNLPCSVTLQPGPEDTGKACGVDYEVKAFCAENLEEKIHKRNSVRLVIRKVQYAPERPGPQPMAETTRQFLMSDKPLHLEASLDKEIYYHGEPISVNVHVTNNTNKTVKKIKISVRQYADICLFNTAQYKCPVAVEDADDMVAPSSTFCKVYTLTPFLANNREKRGLALDGKLKHEDTNLASSTLLRDGANKEILGIIVSYKVKVKLVVSRGGLLGDLASSDVAVELPFTLMHPKPREEPVHRDIPENEVPIDTNLIELDTNDDDIVFEDFARQRLKGMKDDKEDEEERTNSPQLNDSGSLRITRWPQDL
- the ARRB1 gene encoding beta-arrestin-1 isoform X3, giving the protein MGDKGTRVFKKASPNGKLTVYLGKRDFVDHIDVVDPVDGVVLVDPEYLKERKVFVTLTCAFRYGREDLDVLGLTFRKDLFVANSQAFPPVPEDKKPLTRLQERLIKKLGEHAYPFTFEIPPNLPCSVTLQPGPEDTGKACGVDYEVKAFCAENLEEKIHKRNSVRLVIRKVQYAPERPGPQPMAETTRQFLMSDKPLHLEASLDKEIYYHGEPISVNVHVTNNTNKTVKKIKISVRQYADICLFNTAQYKCPVAVEDADDMVAPSSTFCKVYTLTPFLANNREKRGLALDGKLKHEDTNLASSTLLRDGANKEILGIIVSYKVKVKLVVSRGGDVAVELPFTLMHPKPREEPVHRDIPENEVPIDTNLIELDTNDDDIVFEDFARQRLKGMKDDKEDEEERTNSPQLNDR